The Helicobacter pylori genome includes a window with the following:
- the arsR gene encoding acid response regulator transcription factor ArsR: MIEVLMIEDDIELAEFLSEFLLQHGIHVTNYDEPYTGISAANTQNYDLLLLDLTLPNLDGLEVCRRISKQKHIPIIISSARSDVEDKIKALDYGADDYLPKPYDPKELLARIQSLLRRSHKKEEVSEPSDANIFRVDKDSREVYMHEKKLDLTRAEYEILSLLISKKGYVFSRESIAIESESINPESSNKSIDVIIGRLRSKIEKNPKQPQYIISVRGIGYKLEY; the protein is encoded by the coding sequence ATGATAGAAGTTTTAATGATAGAAGATGATATAGAATTAGCCGAGTTTTTGAGCGAGTTTTTGCTCCAACATGGCATTCATGTAACCAATTACGATGAGCCATATACCGGCATTAGTGCGGCTAACACACAAAATTATGATTTGTTGTTGTTGGATTTAACTTTGCCTAATTTAGACGGGCTTGAAGTGTGTAGGCGCATCTCCAAACAAAAACATATCCCTATTATTATTTCTTCAGCAAGAAGCGATGTGGAAGATAAGATTAAAGCGCTAGATTATGGGGCTGATGATTACCTCCCTAAACCCTATGATCCTAAGGAATTGTTAGCTCGTATCCAATCCTTGCTCAGGCGTTCTCATAAAAAAGAAGAAGTGAGTGAGCCAAGCGATGCGAATATCTTTAGGGTGGATAAGGATAGCCGAGAAGTGTATATGCATGAAAAAAAGCTAGACTTAACTAGGGCTGAATATGAAATCCTTTCGCTTCTCATTAGCAAAAAAGGTTATGTGTTTAGCCGTGAAAGCATTGCGATTGAGAGCGAGAGCATCAACCCTGAAAGCTCTAATAAAAGCATTGATGTGATTATTGGCCGTTTGCGATCTAAGATTGAAAAAAATCCTAAACAACCGCAATACATCATCTCTGTTAGAGGGATTGGTTACAAATTAGAATACTGA
- the arsS gene encoding acid-sensing histidine kinase ArsS, protein MRFSIFFKVVALFMITLFSFGAFAYYFVSSQINHENYQNEMRHYQFVTTINEILNNYSDYRAIEDYLYKIGFRETTIENLEKVLAKRRHQLHHRNIGYAEVFKFSDMVFILLKKDEHFVLYKDLHSVSYRNYFLAITVGLLLILFLFLFVLQSLLPLRELRSQVKCFAQGDKSVSCKSKQKDEIGDLANEFDNCILKINAMNESRVLFLRSIMHELRTPITKGKILISMLKEELSYKRFTSIFDHLNTLIEQFARIEQLASKNYGSNKEKFLMSDLIDKIEKMLLIDEDKKSPIHVSSSNYIIEADFELFSIALKNMVDNAIKYSDDKQVFLDFIGNNLVVSNKSKPLKEDFEKYLQPYFKSSNPSQAHGFGLGMYIIKNALEAMGFNLSYHYINGRICFTIHDCVFNSFYDLEEDNEELPPPPRKFERDERDEGNKKSQLWG, encoded by the coding sequence TTGCGTTTCTCTATCTTTTTTAAAGTTGTCGCTTTGTTTATGATAACGCTCTTTAGTTTTGGAGCGTTCGCTTACTATTTCGTGTCTTCTCAAATCAATCACGAAAACTATCAAAACGAAATGCGCCATTATCAGTTTGTTACCACTATCAATGAAATTTTAAATAACTACTCTGATTATAGAGCCATAGAAGATTACCTCTATAAAATTGGTTTTAGAGAAACCACAATAGAAAATTTAGAAAAGGTTTTAGCCAAAAGACGCCACCAGTTGCACCACAGAAATATTGGGTATGCTGAAGTGTTTAAATTCAGCGATATGGTTTTTATCCTTTTAAAAAAGGATGAGCATTTTGTGCTTTATAAAGATTTGCATTCGGTTTCTTACAGGAATTATTTCTTAGCCATTACGGTGGGTTTATTGTTGATTTTATTCCTCTTTTTGTTTGTTTTACAGAGTTTATTGCCCTTAAGAGAGTTGAGATCTCAAGTGAAGTGCTTCGCTCAAGGGGATAAAAGCGTGAGTTGTAAAAGCAAGCAAAAAGATGAAATAGGGGATCTGGCTAACGAATTTGACAATTGCATTCTTAAAATCAATGCGATGAATGAATCTCGGGTTTTATTTTTGCGCTCCATCATGCATGAATTACGCACCCCTATCACTAAGGGCAAGATACTAATCTCTATGCTCAAAGAAGAGCTGTCTTACAAACGCTTTACATCTATATTTGATCACTTGAACACGCTGATTGAGCAATTTGCCCGCATTGAGCAACTCGCTTCCAAAAATTACGGGAGCAATAAAGAAAAATTTTTAATGAGCGATTTGATAGATAAGATTGAAAAAATGCTTTTAATTGATGAGGATAAAAAAAGCCCTATCCATGTATCCTCTTCAAATTACATTATTGAAGCGGATTTTGAATTGTTTTCCATAGCGTTAAAAAACATGGTAGATAATGCGATTAAATACAGCGATGACAAACAGGTGTTTTTGGATTTCATAGGAAATAATTTAGTGGTGTCCAATAAAAGCAAACCTTTAAAAGAAGATTTTGAAAAATATTTGCAACCCTACTTTAAATCTTCTAACCCCAGCCAAGCCCATGGTTTTGGGTTAGGCATGTATATCATTAAAAACGCTTTAGAGGCTATGGGATTTAATTTGAGCTATCATTATATCAACGGGAGAATTTGTTTCACTATCCATGATTGCGTTTTTAATAGTTTTTACGATTTAGAAGAGGATAATGAAGAGCTACCCCCCCCCCCCCGAAAATTTGAGAGAGATGAGCGGGATGAAGGGAATAAAAAAAGCCAATTGTGGGGTTAA
- the hemB gene encoding porphobilinogen synthase, producing the protein MFKRLRRLRSSENLRAMLKETHLNIDDFIAPLFVIESGSYIKNEISSMPGVYQMSIESLLKECEELVGLGIKAVLLFGIPKHKDATGSHALNKGHIVAKATKEVKKRFKNLIVIADLCFCEYTDHGHCGILENASVSNDKTLEILNLQGLILAESGVDILAPSNMMDGNVLSLRKTLDNAGYTHTPIMSYSTKFASSYYGPFRDAANSVPSFGDRKSYQMDYANKKEALLESLEDEKQGADILMVKPALAYLDIVKEIRDHTLLPLALYNVSGEYAMLKLAQQHNLINYESVLLETMTCFKRAGADMIISYHAKEVANLLQRN; encoded by the coding sequence ATGTTCAAACGATTGAGAAGATTACGAAGCAGCGAAAACTTAAGAGCGATGCTAAAAGAAACGCATCTAAACATTGATGATTTCATCGCTCCCTTATTTGTCATAGAAAGCGGTAGTTATATTAAAAATGAAATCAGTTCCATGCCTGGCGTGTATCAAATGAGTATCGAGTCTCTTTTAAAAGAATGCGAAGAATTAGTGGGTTTAGGCATCAAAGCCGTTTTATTGTTTGGCATTCCTAAACATAAGGATGCTACAGGAAGCCATGCGCTAAATAAGGGTCATATTGTTGCAAAAGCCACCAAAGAGGTTAAAAAACGATTTAAGAATTTAATCGTTATAGCGGATTTGTGTTTTTGTGAATACACCGACCATGGGCATTGCGGGATTTTAGAAAACGCTTCTGTGTCTAACGATAAAACGCTAGAGATTTTAAATCTTCAAGGGCTTATTTTGGCTGAAAGCGGTGTGGATATTCTAGCCCCAAGCAACATGATGGATGGGAATGTTTTGAGCTTGAGAAAAACGCTAGATAACGCCGGCTATACCCACACGCCCATCATGAGCTATTCCACTAAATTTGCGAGCAGTTACTATGGGCCTTTTAGAGATGCGGCAAACTCTGTGCCGAGTTTTGGCGATCGCAAAAGCTATCAAATGGATTACGCTAATAAAAAAGAAGCGCTTTTAGAAAGTTTAGAAGATGAAAAACAGGGCGCGGATATTTTAATGGTGAAACCGGCTTTGGCGTATTTGGATATTGTTAAAGAAATTAGAGATCACACTTTGCTCCCTTTAGCGCTCTATAACGTGAGTGGGGAATACGCCATGCTCAAACTCGCACAACAACACAACCTGATCAACTATGAAAGCGTTTTATTAGAAACGATGACTTGTTTTAAAAGAGCGGGAGCGGATATGATTATTAGCTATCATGCTAAAGAAGTGGCTAACTTATTACAAAGGAATTGA
- a CDS encoding YebC/PmpR family DNA-binding transcriptional regulator: MGRAFEYRRAAKEKRWDKMSKVFPKLAKAITLAAKDGGSEPDTNAKLRTAILNAKAQNMPKDNIDAAIKRASSKEGNLSEITYEGKANFGVLIVMECMTDNPTRTIANLKSYFNKTPGASIVPNGSLEFMFNRKSVFECLKNEVENLKLSLEDLEFALIDYGLEELEEVGDKIIIKGDYNSFKLLNEGFESLRLPILKASLQRIATTPIELNDEQMELTEKLLDRIEDDDDVVALYTNIE; the protein is encoded by the coding sequence ATGGGACGAGCGTTTGAATACAGAAGAGCGGCTAAAGAAAAACGATGGGATAAGATGAGTAAGGTTTTCCCCAAGCTCGCCAAAGCGATCACTCTAGCGGCAAAAGATGGCGGGAGCGAGCCGGACACGAACGCCAAACTACGAACAGCGATTTTAAACGCTAAAGCGCAAAACATGCCTAAAGACAATATTGACGCAGCGATTAAAAGAGCGAGCAGTAAAGAGGGGAATTTGAGTGAAATCACTTATGAGGGTAAGGCGAATTTTGGCGTGCTAATCGTTATGGAATGCATGACGGATAACCCCACTAGAACCATTGCCAACCTTAAAAGCTATTTCAATAAAACGCCAGGAGCGAGCATCGTGCCTAATGGCTCTTTAGAGTTTATGTTTAATAGAAAAAGCGTGTTTGAATGCTTGAAAAATGAAGTGGAAAATTTAAAACTCAGCCTAGAAGATTTGGAATTCGCCCTCATTGATTATGGTTTGGAAGAATTAGAAGAAGTGGGAGACAAGATTATTATTAAGGGGGATTATAACAGCTTCAAGCTCTTAAATGAGGGGTTTGAAAGCTTGAGATTGCCCATTTTAAAAGCAAGTTTGCAACGCATCGCCACAACGCCCATTGAATTGAATGACGAACAAATGGAGCTTACCGAAAAATTACTGGACAGGATTGAAGACGATGATGATGTGGTCGCGCTTTATACCAATATTGAGTGA
- a CDS encoding tetratricopeptide repeat protein, with protein sequence MIKSWTKKWFLILFLMASCFSYLVATTGEKYFKMAAQAFKRGDYHKAVAFYKRSCNLRVGAGCTSLGSMYEDGDGVQKNLPKALYYYRRGCNLRNHLACTSLGSMYEDGDGVQKNLPKALYYYRRGCHLKGGVSCGSLGFMYFNGTGVKQNYAKALSLSKYACSLNHGISCNFAGYMYRNAKGVQKDLKKALTNFKRGCYLKDGASCVSLGYMYEVGMYVKQNGEQALNLYKKGCHLKEGSGCHNVAVMYYTGKGTSKDLDKAISYYKKGCTLGFSGSCKVLEEVIGKKSDDLQDDAQNDTQDDTQ encoded by the coding sequence ATGATAAAGAGTTGGACTAAAAAGTGGTTTTTGATTTTATTTTTAATGGCAAGTTGTTTCAGTTATTTGGTGGCTACAACCGGTGAGAAATATTTTAAAATGGCTGCTCAAGCCTTTAAGAGAGGGGATTACCATAAAGCGGTGGCTTTTTATAAGAGGAGCTGTAATTTAAGGGTGGGGGCTGGTTGCACGAGTTTGGGCTCTATGTATGAAGATGGCGATGGCGTTCAAAAAAACCTTCCAAAGGCTCTCTATTATTACAGGAGAGGGTGCAATTTAAGGAACCATCTCGCCTGCACGAGTCTAGGATCTATGTATGAAGATGGCGATGGCGTTCAAAAAAACCTTCCAAAGGCTCTCTATTATTACAGGAGAGGGTGCCACTTAAAGGGTGGGGTGAGCTGCGGGAGTTTAGGCTTTATGTATTTTAATGGCACGGGCGTTAAGCAAAATTATGCCAAAGCCCTTTCTCTTTCTAAATACGCTTGCAGTTTGAATCATGGCATTAGTTGTAACTTTGCGGGGTATATGTATAGGAACGCCAAAGGCGTACAGAAGGATTTGAAAAAAGCCCTTACGAATTTTAAAAGAGGGTGCTATTTAAAAGACGGAGCGAGCTGTGTGAGCTTGGGATACATGTATGAAGTTGGCATGTATGTCAAACAAAATGGAGAGCAAGCCTTGAATCTTTATAAAAAGGGTTGTCATTTAAAAGAAGGGAGCGGTTGCCATAATGTGGCGGTGATGTATTACACGGGTAAGGGCACTTCAAAGGATTTAGATAAAGCCATTTCGTATTATAAGAAAGGTTGCACTCTAGGCTTTAGTGGTAGTTGTAAAGTGTTAGAAGAAGTGATTGGCAAGAAGTCTGATGATTTGCAAGATGACGCACAAAACGACACGCAAGATGATACGCAATAA
- a CDS encoding glycosyltransferase family 8 protein: MSIIIPIVIAFDNHYAIPAGVSLYSMLACTKLKNPRSQNDSEKLFYKIHCLVDNLSLENQRKLKETLAPFSTCASLEFLDISTPNLYTTSIEPSAVDKINEAFLQLNIYAKTRFSKMVMCRLFLASLFPQYDKIIMFDADTLFLNDVSESFFIPLDGYYFGVAKDFSSPKSPEHFQIVREKDPRQAFSLYEHYLNESDMQIIYESNYNAGFLIVNLKLWRADHLEERLLNLTRQKGQCVFYPEQDLLTLACYQKVLILPYIYNTHPFMVNQKRFIPDKKEIVMLHFYFIGKPWVLPTFSYSKEWHETLLKTPFYAEYSVKFLKQMTEFLSLKDKQKTFEFLAPLLNPKTLLEYVFFRLNRIFKRLKEKLFNS, from the coding sequence ATGAGTATCATTATTCCTATTGTCATCGCTTTTGACAATCATTATGCCATTCCAGCTGGCGTGAGCTTGTATTCCATGCTGGCTTGCACTAAATTAAAAAATCCCCGATCGCAAAATGATAGTGAAAAACTTTTTTATAAAATCCACTGCCTGGTGGATAACTTAAGCCTTGAAAACCAGCGCAAACTAAAAGAGACTCTAGCCCCCTTTAGCACTTGTGCGAGCCTAGAATTTTTAGACATTTCAACCCCTAATCTTTACACCACTTCAATAGAACCCTCTGCGGTTGATAAGATCAATGAAGCTTTTTTGCAACTCAATATTTACGCTAAGACTCGCTTTTCTAAAATGGTCATGTGCCGCTTGTTTTTGGCTTCTTTATTCCCGCAATACGACAAAATCATCATGTTTGATGCGGACACTTTGTTTTTAAATGATGTGAGCGAGAGTTTTTTTATCCCGCTAGATGGTTATTATTTTGGAGTGGCTAAAGATTTTTCTTCTCCTAAAAGCCCTGAACATTTTCAAATAGTGCGAGAAAAAGACCCTCGTCAAGCCTTTTCCCTTTATGAGCATTACCTTAATGAAAGCGATATGCAAATCATCTATGAAAGCAATTATAACGCCGGGTTTTTAATCGTGAATTTAAAGCTATGGCGTGCTGATCATTTAGAAGAGCGCTTACTCAATTTAACCCGTCAAAAAGGCCAGTGCGTGTTTTACCCTGAACAGGATCTTTTAACGCTCGCATGCTATCAAAAAGTTTTAATCTTGCCTTATATTTATAACACCCACCCTTTCATGGTCAATCAAAAACGCTTCATTCCTGACAAAAAAGAAATCGTCATGCTGCATTTTTATTTTATAGGGAAACCTTGGGTTTTACCTACTTTTTCGTATTCTAAAGAATGGCATGAGACTCTTTTAAAGACCCCTTTTTATGCCGAATATTCCGTGAAATTCCTTAAACAAATGACAGAATTTTTAAGCCTTAAAGACAAACAAAAAACCTTTGAATTTCTTGCCCCCCTACTCAACCCAAAGACCCTTTTAGAATATGTCTTTTTCAGATTGAATAGGATTTTCAAACGCTTAAAAGAAAAACTTTTTAACTCTTAG
- a CDS encoding PDC sensor domain-containing protein, giving the protein MLSRDIVQYSKIRTELYAYLTYLFSHNIRNHLPEITLDYLNKQIRKMHAEIKMAKNFFVLDAKGMLILKPSQLKEQGHKEGILEHDLTEGIELESHASFSDKYYFYQAVSEKRCILTDPYPSKKGNHLVVSASYPVYDQNNDLAFVVCLQIPLRVAIEISSPSKYFRTFSEGSMVMYFMISIMLTLVSLLLFVKCISSFWTAIVNFSSFDIKEVFHPIVLLTLALATFDLVKAIFEEEVLGKNSGDNHHAIHRTMIRFLGSIIIALAIEALMLVFKFSVSEPDKITYAVYLAIGVAVLLISLAIYVKFAYSVLPKRER; this is encoded by the coding sequence ATGTTAAGTAGAGACATTGTCCAGTATTCCAAGATCCGCACCGAGCTATACGCTTATCTTACCTATTTGTTTTCGCACAATATCCGCAACCATCTCCCTGAAATCACTTTGGATTATTTAAACAAGCAGATCAGAAAAATGCATGCTGAAATCAAAATGGCAAAAAATTTTTTTGTGTTAGACGCTAAAGGCATGCTAATTCTTAAGCCAAGCCAGCTTAAAGAGCAGGGGCATAAGGAAGGGATATTAGAGCATGATCTAACAGAAGGGATTGAATTAGAATCGCATGCCAGCTTTAGCGATAAATATTATTTTTATCAAGCCGTGAGTGAAAAGCGTTGCATTTTAACCGATCCCTATCCTTCTAAAAAAGGAAACCATTTAGTGGTGAGCGCGTCTTACCCGGTGTATGATCAAAATAATGATCTAGCGTTTGTGGTGTGCTTGCAAATCCCTTTGAGGGTGGCGATTGAAATCAGCTCGCCTTCAAAGTATTTCAGAACCTTTAGCGAAGGGAGCATGGTCATGTATTTTATGATTTCTATCATGCTCACTTTAGTGTCGTTGCTTTTATTTGTGAAATGCATTTCTAGCTTTTGGACAGCGATTGTCAATTTTAGCAGTTTTGACATTAAAGAAGTGTTCCACCCCATTGTGCTTTTAACCCTAGCCTTAGCCACCTTTGATCTAGTCAAGGCGATTTTTGAAGAGGAAGTTTTGGGTAAAAATAGCGGGGACAACCACCATGCGATCCACCGCACGATGATCAGGTTTTTAGGCTCTATCATTATCGCATTGGCCATTGAAGCGTTAATGTTAGTGTTTAAATTCAGCGTGAGCGAACCGGATAAAATCACTTATGCGGTGTATTTGGCTATTGGTGTGGCGGTGCTTTTAATCAGTTTAGCGATTTATGTCAAATTCGCCTATAGCGTGTTACCCAAACGAGAACGCTAA
- a CDS encoding shikimate kinase, translated as MQHLVLIGFMGSGKSSLAQELGLALKLEVLDTDMIISERVGLSVREIFEELGEDNFRMFEKNLIDELKTLKTPHVISTGGGIVMHENLKGLGTTFYLKIDFETLIKRLNQKEREKRPLLNNLTQAKELFEKRQALYEKNASFIIDARGGLNNSLKQVLQFIA; from the coding sequence ATGCAGCATTTAGTCTTAATCGGTTTTATGGGGAGCGGTAAAAGCTCTTTAGCGCAAGAATTGGGGCTTGCTTTGAAATTAGAAGTGTTGGATACGGATATGATCATTAGCGAGAGGGTGGGCTTGAGCGTGAGGGAGATTTTTGAAGAGCTTGGCGAAGACAATTTCAGGATGTTTGAAAAAAATTTGATTGATGAATTAAAAACACTCAAAACCCCCCATGTTATTTCTACCGGTGGGGGCATTGTGATGCATGAAAATCTTAAGGGTTTAGGCACAACTTTTTATCTCAAGATTGATTTTGAAACCTTGATTAAGCGTTTGAATCAAAAAGAAAGGGAAAAACGCCCCCTTTTAAATAATCTCACTCAAGCCAAAGAACTTTTTGAAAAACGCCAAGCCCTCTATGAAAAAAATGCCTCCTTTATCATTGATGCAAGGGGTGGTTTAAATAATTCTTTAAAACAAGTGCTACAATTCATCGCATAA
- a CDS encoding AMIN domain-containing protein encodes MLKKMIGLVVVLSVLLARDNPFEPEINSKNLQGGFNGIYDSYFKEIHVDLPTSARILKQITLTYQDIDGSIHSKVVGIDKSIDWHYPLKLSQHPLDPAAFEKRYQIQDFDFSMANNTMILRSPYKILRSFVLVNPYRIVLDTQKGPLDIYQNRDLNQKFFSQIKVGTHKDYYRITLVLDGKYRYLLEEKNGAYELKLK; translated from the coding sequence GTGTTAAAAAAGATGATAGGTTTGGTGGTGGTTTTAAGCGTTTTATTGGCTAGAGACAACCCTTTTGAGCCTGAAATCAATTCCAAGAATTTGCAAGGGGGCTTTAACGGGATCTATGATAGCTATTTTAAAGAAATTCATGTGGATTTGCCCACGAGTGCTAGAATTTTAAAACAAATCACGCTCACTTACCAGGATATTGATGGCTCTATCCATTCTAAAGTCGTGGGCATTGATAAAAGCATTGATTGGCATTACCCCTTAAAGCTCTCCCAACACCCCCTTGATCCAGCCGCCTTTGAAAAACGCTACCAGATCCAAGATTTTGATTTTTCCATGGCAAACAACACGATGATTTTGCGATCCCCTTATAAGATTTTGCGCTCTTTTGTGCTAGTCAATCCTTATAGAATCGTGTTAGACACGCAAAAAGGCCCTTTGGATATTTATCAAAATAGGGATTTAAACCAGAAGTTTTTTTCTCAAATTAAAGTTGGCACGCACAAAGATTATTACCGCATCACGCTCGTTTTAGATGGGAAATACCGCTATCTTTTGGAAGAAAAAAACGGGGCGTATGAATTAAAATTGAAATAA
- the eno gene encoding phosphopyruvate hydratase yields MLTIKDIHALEVMDSRGNPTIQASVILSDNTKASAIVPSGASTGKREALELRDNDKTRFLGKGVLRACENVNSVIKHHLIGLEAINQAFVDERLRALDGTPNYANLGANAVLGVSMALARASAKALNLPLYRYLGGANALTLPVPMLNIINGGTHANNSIDFQEYMIMPLGFESFREALRASAEVYHTLKKLLDGKNQLTSVGDEGGFAPNFNNNVEPLEVISQAIEKAGYKLGEEIALALDVASSELVDENFNYHLKGENKILDSHELVAYYKELVAKYPIVSIEDGLSEDDWEGWAFLSKELGRQIQLVGDDLFVTNASLLQKGIEKNIANAILIKPNQIGTISETLETIRLAKHHAYQCVMSHRSGESEDSFIADFAVALNTGEIKTGSTARSERIAKYNRLLEIEHELKGGIYIGKELFKHG; encoded by the coding sequence ACCATTAAAGATATTCATGCTTTAGAAGTGATGGATAGTAGGGGCAATCCTACCATTCAAGCCAGCGTGATTTTAAGCGATAACACTAAGGCGAGTGCGATTGTGCCTAGCGGGGCGAGCACCGGTAAAAGAGAAGCGTTAGAATTAAGGGATAACGACAAAACCCGTTTTTTGGGTAAAGGGGTTTTAAGGGCATGCGAAAATGTCAATAGCGTGATCAAACACCATTTAATAGGGCTTGAAGCGATCAATCAAGCTTTTGTGGATGAGAGGTTAAGGGCTTTAGACGGCACGCCTAATTACGCTAATTTAGGGGCGAACGCTGTTTTGGGCGTTTCTATGGCGTTAGCAAGGGCTAGTGCGAAAGCCTTAAATCTGCCATTATACCGCTATTTAGGGGGGGCTAACGCTTTGACTTTGCCGGTGCCGATGCTCAATATCATCAACGGCGGAACGCATGCGAACAATTCCATAGACTTTCAAGAATACATGATCATGCCTTTAGGGTTTGAGAGTTTTAGAGAAGCCTTAAGAGCGAGCGCGGAAGTCTATCACACGCTTAAAAAACTTTTAGATGGAAAGAATCAGCTCACAAGCGTGGGTGATGAGGGGGGCTTTGCGCCTAATTTTAACAACAATGTAGAACCTCTTGAAGTCATTTCTCAAGCCATTGAAAAAGCCGGCTATAAATTAGGCGAAGAAATCGCGCTCGCTTTAGATGTAGCGAGCAGCGAATTGGTGGATGAAAATTTCAATTACCATTTAAAGGGTGAAAATAAGATTTTAGATTCGCATGAATTGGTGGCTTATTATAAAGAGTTGGTGGCAAAATATCCGATTGTGTCCATTGAAGATGGTTTGAGTGAAGACGATTGGGAGGGTTGGGCGTTTTTAAGCAAGGAATTAGGGCGTCAAATCCAGTTAGTGGGCGATGATTTGTTTGTAACAAATGCCAGTCTCTTGCAAAAAGGCATTGAAAAAAACATTGCGAACGCTATTTTAATCAAACCCAATCAAATCGGCACCATTAGTGAGACTTTAGAGACCATAAGATTAGCCAAACACCATGCCTATCAATGCGTGATGAGCCATAGAAGCGGGGAGAGTGAAGACAGCTTTATCGCTGATTTTGCAGTCGCGCTCAATACGGGAGAAATCAAAACCGGATCCACCGCAAGGAGCGAAAGGATCGCTAAATACAACCGCCTTTTAGAGATTGAACATGAATTAAAAGGGGGGATTTATATCGGTAAAGAGTTGTTTAAGCATGGCTAA